In one window of Chryseobacterium viscerum DNA:
- a CDS encoding SMP-30/gluconolactonase/LRE family protein, whose translation MKNIWKISMIGLVFALVNCQSVNYSKMFYEGVKPEMVSDTFSFTEGPSADKEGNVYFTDQPNDKIYYWDWKSNKIIEFLDKTGRANGTHFDKDGYLITCSDDQGEIWKISKDKKVEILLKGFEGKRLNGPNDVWNDEAGGMYFTDPLYERDYWVGFKQEIQHKSLYYRDKAGKVIKLDTFTQPNGIVGSEKLKKLYISDIDAGKTYVYDILGDGKLSEKKLFCEMGSDGMELDKHGNLYLTGDGVHIFNRFGKKMYHISIPEKWTSNVTFGGENNDILFITASKSVYTFPTRVRGIK comes from the coding sequence ATGAAGAATATCTGGAAAATAAGCATGATTGGTTTGGTTTTCGCATTGGTAAACTGCCAATCAGTAAATTATAGTAAAATGTTTTATGAAGGAGTAAAGCCGGAAATGGTTTCAGATACGTTCAGTTTCACAGAAGGACCATCAGCAGATAAAGAGGGGAATGTTTACTTTACCGATCAACCCAACGATAAAATCTATTATTGGGACTGGAAAAGCAACAAGATAATAGAGTTTTTAGACAAGACGGGAAGGGCAAACGGAACACACTTTGACAAAGATGGGTATTTGATTACCTGCTCAGATGATCAGGGAGAAATCTGGAAAATTTCCAAAGACAAAAAAGTGGAAATTCTGCTTAAAGGCTTTGAAGGAAAAAGATTGAATGGTCCCAATGATGTATGGAATGATGAGGCCGGAGGAATGTACTTTACAGATCCATTGTATGAAAGAGATTACTGGGTTGGCTTTAAACAGGAAATTCAGCATAAAAGTCTTTATTACAGAGATAAAGCGGGAAAAGTTATCAAACTTGATACTTTCACTCAGCCTAACGGAATTGTAGGAAGTGAAAAATTAAAGAAATTATATATTTCTGATATTGATGCCGGAAAAACCTATGTGTATGATATATTGGGCGATGGAAAGCTATCTGAGAAAAAACTGTTTTGTGAAATGGGTTCAGACGGAATGGAACTGGATAAGCATGGGAATCTTTATTTAACAGGAGATGGAGTACATATTTTTAACCGTTTTGGAAAGAAAATGTATCATATTTCTATTCCTGAAAAGTGGACTTCCAATGTAACTTTTGGCGGAGAAAATAATGATATACTCTTCATTACTGCTTCAAAATCTGTGTATACTTTTCCTACCAGAGTAAGGGGAATAAAATAA
- a CDS encoding DEAD/DEAH box helicase, which translates to MELQSIYQKLQIQDMNQMQKSTYNASENNTDIVLLSPTGSGKTLAFLFPVLRNLKKNVQGVQALILVPARELALQIEQVFKAMGTDFKVSVCYGGHDKKIEVNNLIEAPAVLIGTPGRVAYHVRNNNFDPKTIKRLILDEFDKALELGFHEDMEFIAGSLKGLSQRILTSATAMDEIPTFTGLKNEKTIDFLKLSEVKPDIQLRKVMTISEEKLDTLFNLICKIGNKRTLIFCNHREAVDRISELLNQMGIDRETFHGGMEQDERERALLKFRNDSARILITTDLAARGLDVPEVESIVHYQLPPKEDAFIHRNGRTARMNAKGFVYLIMTEEENFPFIKNNTPEESVAGFTKVPEKTPFQTIYISAGKKDKVNKVDVVGYLIKKGELQKEDIGLIEVKDTTSYVAVSRNKVNTVLRKLQNEKLKGKKVKMEVAY; encoded by the coding sequence ATGGAACTACAATCAATCTACCAGAAACTGCAGATTCAGGATATGAATCAGATGCAGAAATCTACTTATAATGCGTCTGAAAACAACACAGACATTGTTTTACTCTCTCCTACAGGATCTGGAAAGACTCTTGCTTTTTTATTCCCGGTTCTTAGGAATCTGAAAAAAAATGTTCAGGGAGTTCAGGCATTGATATTGGTTCCGGCAAGAGAACTTGCTTTACAGATTGAGCAGGTTTTTAAAGCTATGGGAACAGATTTTAAAGTTTCTGTCTGTTATGGCGGACATGATAAAAAAATAGAGGTTAACAATTTAATTGAAGCTCCTGCGGTTTTAATAGGAACTCCAGGAAGAGTTGCTTACCATGTGAGAAATAATAATTTTGATCCGAAAACGATTAAAAGACTCATTTTAGATGAATTCGACAAAGCTCTGGAGCTTGGCTTTCATGAAGATATGGAGTTTATTGCAGGTTCATTAAAGGGTCTTTCACAAAGAATTTTAACTTCAGCTACTGCGATGGATGAAATTCCAACGTTTACAGGTTTAAAAAATGAAAAAACCATTGACTTTTTAAAGCTAAGTGAAGTAAAGCCAGATATCCAATTGCGAAAAGTAATGACAATTTCTGAGGAAAAACTTGACACTTTATTTAATTTAATCTGCAAAATAGGGAATAAAAGAACGCTTATTTTCTGTAATCACCGTGAGGCTGTAGACAGAATCTCTGAGCTCCTTAACCAAATGGGAATCGACAGGGAAACTTTCCATGGCGGTATGGAGCAGGACGAAAGAGAACGTGCATTGCTGAAATTCAGAAATGATTCTGCAAGAATTCTTATTACTACGGATCTTGCTGCCCGTGGACTTGATGTTCCGGAGGTAGAATCTATTGTACATTATCAGCTTCCTCCAAAAGAAGATGCTTTCATTCATAGAAACGGACGTACTGCAAGGATGAATGCCAAAGGTTTTGTATACCTCATCATGACAGAGGAAGAAAACTTCCCGTTCATTAAAAACAATACCCCTGAAGAAAGTGTTGCCGGGTTTACTAAAGTTCCGGAAAAAACACCTTTCCAGACTATTTATATCAGTGCAGGAAAAAAAGATAAGGTCAACAAAGTAGATGTTGTGGGCTATCTTATCAAAAAAGGAGAACTTCAGAAAGAAGATATCGGTTTGATTGAAGTAAAGGATACGACTTCCTATGTTGCTGTTTCCAGAAATAAAGTAAATACTGTTTTAAGAAAGCTTCAGAACGAAAAACTGAAAGGAAAGAAAGTAAAAATGGAGGTTGCTTATTAA